Proteins encoded within one genomic window of Mesorhizobium sp. AR10:
- the glgA gene encoding glycogen synthase GlgA gives MQVLSVTPEIFPLIKTGGLADVTGALPIALAAKGVTMRTLIPGFPTVMDAFKKKKAVHQYPLLQGGKASVHAVEIAGLDLFVLDAPHLFDRPGGPYGNAAGADWPDNWRRFAALSQVGGDIAGGAISGYQPDLVHAHDWQSAMTLAYMRYGKAVGIPSMITVHNLAFQGQFGAGIFGELGLPAVAMALDGVEYYGGVGFLKAGLQAAWAITTVSPTYAQEIRAAEFGMGLDGLINMRSTDLFGIVNGIDTDIWNPETDKHLVSSYSAKTLKARAPNRAAVEDRFSLDRDDSPIVCVVSRLTWQKGMDILATVVDGIVAAGARLAILGSGDAGLEGALLAAAARHRGRIGVVVGYDEGLSHTMQGGCDAIIIPSRFEPCGLTQLYGLRYGCVPVVARTGGLADTVIDANEAAVSAGVATGFQFAPANAGAFLHAIRRLVEAHANPTVWTSMQRQGMKADVSWDRSAEKYVELYRLLLSKRAA, from the coding sequence ATGCAGGTTCTGTCGGTCACGCCCGAGATCTTCCCGCTGATCAAGACTGGCGGGCTGGCCGACGTAACCGGGGCGTTACCCATCGCCTTGGCGGCCAAGGGCGTGACCATGCGCACGCTCATCCCCGGCTTTCCCACAGTGATGGATGCCTTCAAGAAAAAGAAGGCGGTTCACCAGTACCCGCTGCTGCAGGGTGGCAAGGCCTCGGTCCATGCCGTTGAGATCGCCGGGCTCGACCTGTTCGTGCTCGACGCGCCGCATCTGTTCGACCGTCCCGGCGGCCCCTATGGCAATGCTGCCGGCGCCGACTGGCCGGACAACTGGCGGCGTTTCGCGGCCTTGAGCCAGGTCGGCGGCGACATAGCCGGCGGCGCCATCTCCGGCTACCAGCCGGATCTCGTCCATGCCCATGACTGGCAGTCGGCGATGACGCTGGCCTATATGCGTTATGGCAAGGCGGTCGGTATCCCTTCGATGATCACCGTCCACAACCTCGCCTTCCAGGGCCAGTTCGGCGCCGGCATCTTTGGCGAGCTTGGCCTGCCGGCGGTGGCGATGGCGCTCGACGGCGTCGAATATTATGGCGGCGTCGGCTTCCTCAAGGCCGGCCTGCAGGCTGCCTGGGCGATCACCACGGTCAGCCCGACCTATGCCCAGGAAATCCGCGCGGCGGAATTCGGCATGGGCCTTGATGGCCTCATCAACATGCGCTCCACCGATCTCTTTGGCATCGTCAACGGCATCGACACCGACATCTGGAACCCGGAAACCGACAAGCATCTGGTTTCCAGCTACAGCGCCAAGACACTGAAGGCGCGTGCGCCAAACCGGGCCGCCGTCGAGGATCGTTTCAGCCTCGACCGCGACGACAGTCCGATCGTCTGCGTCGTCAGCCGGCTGACGTGGCAAAAGGGCATGGACATATTGGCGACGGTCGTCGACGGCATTGTCGCCGCCGGGGCACGGCTGGCGATCCTCGGCTCCGGCGACGCCGGGCTCGAAGGCGCACTGCTTGCCGCGGCCGCCCGCCATCGCGGCCGCATCGGGGTCGTCGTCGGCTATGATGAAGGGCTTTCCCACACCATGCAGGGCGGCTGCGACGCCATCATTATCCCGTCGCGTTTCGAGCCTTGCGGGCTGACGCAGCTTTACGGCCTGCGCTATGGCTGCGTGCCGGTCGTCGCCCGCACCGGCGGCCTGGCAGACACAGTCATCGACGCCAATGAGGCTGCCGTTTCGGCCGGCGTGGCAACCGGCTTCCAGTTCGCGCCCGCCAATGCCGGCGCCTTCCTGCACGCCATCCGCCGGCTGGTGGAGGCGCACGCCAACCCGACGGTCTGGACGTCGATGCAGCGGCAAGGCATGAAGGCCGATGTGTCTTGGGACCGAAGTGCTGAAAAATATGTTGAACTCTATCGCTTGCTGCTTTCGAAAAGGGCTGCCTGA
- the glgB gene encoding 1,4-alpha-glucan branching protein GlgB — translation MRKPRATATTSGPDGLAPASDVAAIVAGTHGDPFAVLGVHEAGKGFVARCFVPHAEYVTAYTLTGKNAGELPRRDDGGFFEGRLSLRKRQPLRYHARNAGGNWWLTDPYSFGPVLGPLDDYYIAQGSHLRLFDKLGAHLIDHEGASGVNFAVWAPNAKRVSVVGDFNEWDGRRHTMRDRRDTGIWELFIPDIGAGRPYKYEIIGPDGVRLPLKADPFAFKSELRPATASVTAVPPAHEWGDEAHRNFWRTADHRREAVSIYEVHAGSWQLRDDGSFLSWDELADQLIPYVIETGFTHIEFMPISEHPYDPSWGYQTTGLYAPSARFGDPDGFARFVDGAHRAGVGVILDWVPAHFPVDAHGLANFDGTALYEHADPRKGFHPDWNTAIYNFGRREVISFLVNNALFWAEKYHVDGLRVDAVASMLYLDYSRKAGEWIPNEKGGRENLEAVSFLQKMNKEVYGHHPGVMTIAEESTSWPKVSQPVHEGGLGFGFKWNMGFMHDTLEYFAKEPIFRKHHHNDITFGLTYAFSENFVLPLSHDEVVHGKGTLLGKMAGDDWQKFATLRAYYAFMWGYPGKKLLFMGQEFAQRREWSEARALDWNLLDFRLHRGVWQTVRDLNYLYRSRPALHARDCEPDGFSWLIVDDSANSVFAWLRTAPGGNPVAVISNFTPVPRDNYRVPLPQKGKWREIINTDAADYGGSGKGNGGVVEAQAEGGGISVTMLLPPLSTIMLEFVPE, via the coding sequence ATGAGGAAGCCGCGCGCGACCGCGACGACAAGCGGGCCGGACGGACTGGCGCCAGCCAGCGATGTTGCGGCGATTGTCGCCGGCACGCATGGCGATCCCTTTGCAGTTCTCGGTGTGCACGAGGCGGGCAAGGGCTTTGTCGCCCGCTGTTTCGTCCCTCATGCCGAATACGTCACGGCCTATACGCTGACCGGCAAGAATGCCGGTGAACTTCCCAGGCGTGACGATGGCGGCTTCTTCGAGGGCAGGCTGTCGCTCAGAAAGCGCCAGCCGCTGCGCTATCATGCGCGCAATGCCGGCGGCAACTGGTGGCTGACCGATCCCTATTCGTTCGGCCCGGTGCTTGGTCCGCTGGACGATTATTACATCGCACAAGGTTCGCATCTCAGGCTGTTCGACAAGCTCGGCGCGCATCTCATCGATCATGAGGGTGCGTCTGGCGTGAACTTCGCCGTCTGGGCGCCCAATGCAAAGCGGGTGTCGGTGGTCGGCGACTTCAACGAGTGGGACGGTCGCCGGCACACGATGCGCGACCGCCGCGACACCGGCATCTGGGAGCTGTTCATTCCCGATATCGGTGCCGGCCGACCCTACAAATACGAGATCATCGGACCCGATGGCGTCAGGCTACCGCTCAAGGCCGACCCGTTTGCCTTCAAGTCCGAACTGCGCCCGGCCACCGCGTCGGTGACGGCGGTGCCGCCGGCGCATGAATGGGGCGACGAGGCGCACCGGAATTTCTGGCGCACCGCCGACCACAGGCGCGAAGCGGTGTCGATCTACGAGGTCCATGCCGGCTCCTGGCAGCTTCGCGACGACGGCAGCTTCCTGTCCTGGGATGAACTCGCCGATCAGTTGATCCCCTATGTGATCGAAACGGGTTTCACCCATATCGAATTCATGCCGATCTCCGAACACCCCTATGATCCGTCCTGGGGCTATCAGACGACCGGCCTCTATGCGCCATCGGCCCGCTTCGGCGATCCCGACGGTTTTGCCCGTTTCGTCGACGGCGCCCACCGCGCCGGCGTTGGCGTCATCCTCGACTGGGTGCCGGCGCATTTCCCGGTCGATGCGCATGGCCTGGCCAATTTCGACGGCACCGCGCTCTATGAACATGCCGACCCGCGCAAGGGCTTCCATCCCGACTGGAACACGGCGATCTACAATTTCGGCCGCCGCGAGGTCATCTCGTTCCTCGTCAACAATGCGCTATTCTGGGCCGAGAAATACCATGTCGACGGTTTGCGCGTCGATGCGGTCGCCTCGATGCTCTACCTCGATTATTCGCGCAAGGCCGGCGAATGGATCCCCAACGAGAAGGGCGGGCGCGAAAACCTCGAGGCGGTCAGCTTCCTGCAGAAGATGAACAAGGAGGTCTACGGCCATCATCCGGGCGTGATGACGATTGCCGAGGAATCGACCTCATGGCCAAAGGTGTCGCAGCCGGTGCATGAGGGCGGGCTGGGTTTCGGCTTCAAGTGGAACATGGGCTTCATGCACGACACGCTGGAGTACTTTGCCAAGGAGCCGATCTTTCGCAAGCATCACCACAACGACATCACCTTCGGCCTGACCTACGCCTTCTCCGAGAATTTCGTGCTGCCGCTTTCCCATGACGAGGTCGTGCACGGCAAGGGCACGCTGCTCGGCAAGATGGCCGGCGACGACTGGCAGAAGTTTGCCACGCTGCGCGCCTACTACGCCTTCATGTGGGGCTATCCCGGCAAGAAGCTGTTGTTCATGGGACAGGAGTTCGCCCAGCGCCGCGAATGGAGCGAGGCGCGCGCGCTCGACTGGAACCTGCTCGACTTCCGGCTTCACCGCGGCGTCTGGCAAACGGTGCGTGACCTCAACTATCTCTACCGCTCGCGCCCGGCGCTGCATGCGCGCGACTGCGAGCCGGATGGTTTTTCCTGGTTGATCGTCGACGACAGCGCCAACTCGGTGTTTGCCTGGCTGCGCACCGCGCCGGGTGGCAACCCGGTCGCCGTCATTTCCAACTTCACGCCGGTACCGCGCGACAATTACCGCGTGCCGTTGCCGCAGAAAGGCAAATGGCGCGAGATCATCAACACGGACGCCGCCGACTATGGCGGCTCTGGCAAAGGCAACGGTGGTGTCGTCGAGGCTCAGGCGGAAGGAGGAGGCATCTCAGTGACGATGCTTTTGCCGCCGCTGTCGACGATCATGCTCGAATTTGTTCCGGAATGA
- the glgX gene encoding glycogen debranching protein GlgX — protein sequence MPADTWPRFGGLVGQGGVRFAAWSQAARRLWVSIFDEQGNREIDRLELEPEGEGVHALFVAGLAAGTRYGFRADGDYVPERGLWFDPDKLLTDPYAVEIDRPYAYDWRLTQRRREGPDTAPLMPKAIAAALPKPLPASAPLFQPGGLIYEVPVRAFTMLHPEIPEKQRGTIAALAHPAVIEHLKKLGVGAVELMPVTASIDERHLPPLGLRNAWGYNPVTFMALDPRLAPGGLAELRDTVAALRAAGIGTILDLVFNHTGESDRLGPTLSLRGLDNRAYYRHEADNRLVNDTGTGNTVACDHPVVGEMILDTFRHFVRHAGIDGFRFDLAPILGRVEGVFDPDAPLLRAMHDDPLLADRVLIAEPWDIGPDGYQLGNFRPPLLEWNDKYRDDIRRFWRGDRGMVGALATRLAGSSDVFSKGDQQTSRSVNFIAAHDGMTLADIVAYERKHNQANGEHNRDGHNENLSWNNGAEGDAGAAVAEARHHDQRALLATLFASRGTIMLTAGDEFGRTQRGNNNAYPQDNEITWLDWAGRDQVLEGHAFALATMRRAAPALSDTRFLSGEPPVGSDIPDVAWLTETGAPLDEAGWHDPERHRLVMVLGGEGNGRLAVIINGDRRACVFTLPARDGFQWMAALETLSEAADILRPVPGRAVILMIERKAGQAGTKETL from the coding sequence ATGCCGGCCGATACTTGGCCGCGATTTGGTGGACTTGTCGGGCAAGGCGGCGTTCGCTTTGCTGCATGGTCGCAAGCCGCGCGCCGGCTCTGGGTCTCGATCTTCGACGAGCAGGGGAACCGGGAGATCGACCGGCTTGAACTTGAGCCGGAAGGCGAGGGCGTTCACGCGCTTTTCGTCGCCGGTCTCGCTGCCGGCACGAGATACGGCTTTCGCGCCGATGGCGACTATGTGCCGGAGCGCGGACTCTGGTTCGACCCCGACAAGCTGCTGACCGATCCTTATGCCGTCGAGATCGACAGGCCCTACGCCTATGACTGGCGGCTAACGCAGCGCCGGCGCGAGGGACCCGACACCGCCCCGCTGATGCCAAAGGCGATTGCCGCCGCCTTGCCGAAGCCGCTGCCGGCCTCGGCACCGCTGTTTCAGCCGGGCGGTCTCATCTATGAAGTGCCGGTGCGGGCCTTCACCATGCTGCATCCGGAAATTCCCGAGAAGCAGCGTGGCACGATTGCCGCCCTGGCTCATCCGGCCGTCATCGAGCACCTGAAGAAACTAGGCGTCGGAGCGGTGGAACTAATGCCGGTGACGGCGTCGATCGACGAACGGCATCTGCCGCCGCTCGGGCTGCGCAACGCCTGGGGCTACAATCCCGTCACCTTCATGGCGCTCGATCCGCGGCTGGCACCCGGCGGTCTGGCGGAATTGCGCGATACGGTCGCCGCATTGCGCGCCGCCGGCATCGGCACCATCCTCGACCTTGTCTTCAACCACACCGGCGAAAGCGACAGGCTTGGGCCGACGCTGTCGCTGCGTGGGCTCGACAACCGCGCCTACTACCGGCACGAGGCTGACAACAGGCTGGTCAATGACACCGGCACCGGCAACACGGTTGCTTGCGACCATCCGGTGGTCGGGGAAATGATCCTCGACACGTTTCGCCATTTTGTCCGCCATGCCGGCATCGATGGTTTCCGCTTTGATCTCGCGCCCATTCTCGGCCGCGTCGAGGGCGTGTTCGACCCCGACGCGCCGCTGCTGCGCGCCATGCATGACGATCCGTTGCTGGCTGACCGCGTGCTGATCGCCGAGCCCTGGGACATCGGGCCGGACGGTTATCAGCTCGGCAATTTTCGCCCTCCCTTGCTCGAGTGGAACGACAAATATCGCGACGACATCCGCCGCTTCTGGCGCGGCGATCGCGGCATGGTCGGCGCGTTGGCGACGCGGCTGGCCGGCTCGTCCGATGTGTTCTCCAAAGGTGACCAGCAGACCAGCCGCTCGGTCAATTTCATCGCTGCCCATGACGGCATGACGCTGGCCGATATCGTTGCCTACGAGCGCAAGCACAATCAGGCCAATGGCGAGCACAATCGCGACGGCCACAATGAGAACCTGTCGTGGAACAACGGCGCCGAAGGCGACGCCGGCGCGGCGGTCGCCGAGGCTCGCCATCACGACCAGCGCGCGCTGCTGGCGACGCTGTTTGCCTCGCGCGGCACCATCATGCTGACCGCCGGCGACGAATTCGGCCGCACCCAGCGCGGCAACAACAACGCTTATCCGCAGGACAATGAGATCACCTGGCTCGATTGGGCCGGACGCGATCAAGTGCTGGAAGGCCATGCGTTTGCGCTCGCCACGATGCGTCGTGCCGCCCCTGCGCTTTCCGATACGCGCTTTCTGAGCGGCGAGCCGCCGGTTGGCTCGGACATACCGGACGTTGCCTGGCTGACCGAAACCGGCGCGCCGCTCGATGAAGCGGGCTGGCACGATCCGGAGCGGCACCGTCTGGTCATGGTGCTCGGCGGCGAGGGGAATGGTCGTCTAGCCGTCATCATCAATGGCGATCGCCGGGCGTGTGTCTTCACGCTGCCAGCGCGCGACGGATTTCAATGGATGGCGGCCCTCGAAACACTGAGCGAGGCCGCGGACATCTTACGGCCCGTGCCGGGTCGAGCGGTCATTTTGATGATCGAACGCAAAGCCGGGCAGGCTGGCACCAAGGAGACGCTGTAA
- a CDS encoding alpha-glucosidase family protein — translation MAEGNAEWWRGCVIYQIYPRSFQDTTGDGSGDLRGITTRLAHVASLGVDAVWLSPFFKSPMADMGYDVSDYQAVDPMFGTLGDFDALMAEAHRLGLKIIIDQVLSHSSDKHEWFVESRASRDNPKADWYVWADTKPDGNAPNNWLSIFGGPAWEWDATRRQYYMHNFLASQPDLNFHNQEVQDALLETVRFWLERGVDGFRLDTVNYYVHDRWLRSNPPLASSVAGTNTETNTYLYQEHLFDKTQPENLDFLRRFRALLDAYGARAAVGEVGDEGRSLQTLAAYTSGGDKLHMCYTFDLLGAQFSAAHVRGCVEAFETTVADGWVCWAFSNHDVVRHVSRWTRPGGDPDAVARFSIALLSCLRGSICLYQGEELGLEEAELRFEDLRDPYGIRFWPGVKGRDGCRTPMVWEAGADNAGFSTGKPWLPVPESHRARAADVQNGEIKPVLAGYRAMLALRKAHPALVRGSIRFLDAEGDVLAFIREGGGETLLCIFNFADEPATLPLPPDLADAEVIDLGSAGTVLHENGLSLPPLGWFLGRLG, via the coding sequence ATGGCCGAAGGCAATGCCGAGTGGTGGCGCGGCTGCGTCATTTACCAGATCTACCCGCGCTCCTTTCAGGACACCACGGGCGACGGTAGCGGCGATCTGCGCGGCATCACCACCCGTCTGGCGCATGTCGCCTCGCTCGGCGTCGACGCCGTCTGGCTGTCGCCCTTCTTCAAGTCGCCGATGGCCGATATGGGCTACGACGTGTCCGACTATCAGGCCGTCGATCCGATGTTCGGCACATTAGGGGATTTCGACGCACTGATGGCCGAGGCGCACCGACTCGGCCTGAAAATCATCATTGACCAGGTCCTGTCGCATTCGTCGGACAAGCATGAATGGTTCGTCGAAAGCCGCGCCAGCCGCGATAACCCCAAAGCCGACTGGTATGTCTGGGCCGATACGAAACCCGACGGCAACGCGCCCAACAACTGGCTGTCGATTTTCGGCGGCCCAGCCTGGGAATGGGATGCGACCCGCAGACAGTACTACATGCACAACTTCCTTGCCTCGCAGCCGGATCTGAACTTCCACAATCAGGAGGTCCAGGACGCGCTGCTGGAAACGGTGCGGTTCTGGCTCGAGCGCGGTGTCGACGGCTTCCGGCTGGATACGGTCAACTACTATGTTCACGATCGCTGGCTGCGCAGCAATCCGCCATTGGCGTCGAGCGTTGCCGGCACCAACACCGAAACCAACACATACCTCTACCAGGAACATTTGTTCGACAAGACGCAGCCGGAGAATCTTGATTTCCTCCGGCGGTTCCGGGCGCTGCTCGACGCGTATGGGGCTCGCGCCGCCGTCGGCGAGGTTGGTGACGAAGGCCGTTCGCTGCAGACGCTCGCGGCCTACACCTCCGGCGGCGACAAGCTCCATATGTGCTACACCTTCGACCTGCTCGGTGCACAATTCTCGGCGGCGCATGTGCGTGGCTGCGTCGAGGCCTTCGAGACGACTGTTGCCGATGGCTGGGTCTGTTGGGCGTTTTCCAACCACGACGTCGTCCGGCATGTGAGCCGCTGGACGCGGCCCGGCGGCGATCCCGACGCGGTGGCAAGGTTCTCGATCGCGCTGCTGTCGTGCCTGCGTGGATCGATCTGTCTCTATCAGGGCGAGGAGCTCGGCCTGGAGGAGGCCGAGTTGAGGTTCGAGGATTTGCGCGATCCCTACGGCATCCGGTTCTGGCCGGGAGTGAAGGGCAGGGATGGCTGCCGCACACCAATGGTCTGGGAGGCAGGCGCCGACAATGCCGGGTTTTCCACCGGCAAGCCGTGGCTTCCGGTACCGGAAAGCCATCGCGCCCGCGCTGCCGATGTCCAGAACGGTGAGATAAAGCCGGTCCTCGCCGGTTACCGGGCGATGCTGGCGTTGCGCAAGGCGCATCCGGCGCTGGTCCGTGGTTCCATCCGCTTTCTCGATGCCGAGGGCGACGTTCTTGCCTTCATCCGTGAGGGTGGCGGCGAGACACTGCTCTGCATCTTCAATTTCGCCGACGAGCCGGCCACCTTGCCGTTGCCGCCAGATCTGGCTGACGCAGAAGTGATCGATCTTGGCAGCGCCGGCACGGTCTTGCACGAAAACGGGCTGTCGCTGCCGCCGCTGGGTTGGTTTCTCGGCCGGCTTGGCTGA
- the glgC gene encoding glucose-1-phosphate adenylyltransferase, producing MAQTKRTQPLARDAMAYVLAGGRGSRLKELTDRRAKPAVYFGGKTRIIDFALSNALNSGIRRLGVATQYKAHSLIRHLQRGWNFLRPERNESFDILPASQRVSETQWYEGTADAVYQNIDIIEAHGPEYMVILAGDHIYKMDYELMLRQHVDANADVTVGCLEVPRMEATGFGVMHVDQKDNIIAFVEKPADPPGIPDKPEFALASMGIYVFKTKFLMEQLRRDAAAPDSSRDFGKDIIPYIVEHGKAIAHRFAKSCVRSTAENEAYWRDVGTVDAYWEANIDLTDITPELDLYDRDWPIWTYAELKPPAKFVHDEDGRRGSAVSSLVSGDCIVSGASLKKSLIFTGARINSYSTLEEVVMLPDVHVGRNAKLKRVVIDHGVRIPEGLVVGEDPILDAKRFRVSEKGICLVTQDMIDKLKL from the coding sequence ATGGCACAAACAAAACGAACCCAGCCGCTGGCCCGCGACGCCATGGCCTATGTGTTGGCCGGCGGCCGCGGCAGCCGCCTCAAGGAATTGACCGACCGCCGTGCCAAGCCTGCGGTCTATTTCGGCGGCAAGACGCGCATCATCGATTTCGCGCTCTCCAACGCCCTCAATTCCGGCATTCGTCGCCTCGGCGTCGCCACCCAGTACAAGGCGCATTCGCTGATCCGCCATCTGCAGCGCGGCTGGAACTTCCTGCGTCCCGAGCGAAACGAAAGCTTCGACATCCTGCCGGCCAGCCAGCGCGTGTCGGAGACGCAGTGGTATGAGGGCACGGCCGATGCCGTGTACCAGAACATCGACATCATCGAGGCCCACGGGCCCGAATACATGGTGATCCTCGCCGGCGATCACATCTACAAGATGGACTATGAGCTGATGCTTCGCCAGCACGTCGACGCCAATGCCGACGTCACCGTCGGCTGCCTCGAAGTGCCGCGCATGGAAGCAACCGGCTTCGGCGTCATGCATGTCGACCAGAAGGACAACATCATCGCCTTCGTCGAAAAGCCGGCCGATCCGCCAGGCATTCCCGACAAGCCGGAGTTCGCCCTGGCCTCGATGGGCATCTATGTGTTCAAGACCAAGTTCCTGATGGAGCAACTGCGCCGCGATGCGGCAGCGCCCGATTCAAGCCGCGACTTCGGCAAGGACATCATCCCCTACATCGTCGAACACGGTAAGGCGATCGCCCATCGCTTCGCCAAATCCTGTGTCCGCTCGACGGCCGAGAACGAGGCCTATTGGCGCGATGTCGGAACCGTCGACGCCTATTGGGAAGCCAATATCGATTTGACCGACATCACCCCGGAACTCGACCTCTACGACCGCGACTGGCCGATCTGGACCTACGCCGAGTTGAAGCCACCGGCAAAATTCGTGCATGACGAGGATGGCCGCCGTGGTTCGGCCGTGTCGTCGCTGGTCTCAGGCGATTGCATTGTCTCCGGGGCTTCGCTGAAGAAAAGCCTCATCTTCACCGGCGCGCGCATCAATTCCTATTCGACGCTGGAAGAAGTCGTCATGCTGCCCGACGTCCATGTCGGCCGGAACGCAAAGTTGAAGCGCGTGGTGATCGATCATGGCGTAAGGATACCGGAGGGGCTGGTGGTCGGTGAGGATCCCATCCTCGACGCCAAGCGCTTCCGCGTTTCGGAAAAAGGCATCTGCCTTGTCACGCAGGACATGATCGACAAATTGAAATTGTAG
- a CDS encoding alpha-D-glucose phosphate-specific phosphoglucomutase, producing the protein MIRTVVTKPYPDQKPGTSGLRKKVPVFQQEHYAENFIQSIFDALDGFEGQTLVIGGDGRFYNREVIQKAIAMAAANGFGKVMVGQGGILSTPAASHVIRKYKTFGGIILSASHNPGGPHEDFGIKYNAGNGGPAPEKLTDAMFAKTKVISSFKIADIEPIDIDRIGTVKAAGMTVEIIDPVADYAELMESLFDFDAIRANFKYGFRMRFDAMHAVTGPYAKEILERRLGAPNGTCRNFKPLPDFGGHHPDPNLVHAKHLYDEMMGPDAPDFGAASDGDGDRNLIIGKGIFVTPSDSVAMLAANAHLAPGYKAGLKGIARSMPTSGAADRVAEKLGIGIYETPTGWKFFGNLLDADMATICGEESAGTGSNHVREKDGLWAVLLWLNILAVRGESAKQIVTEHWASYGRNYYSRHDYEEVETDRANALVDELRAKLGSLPGTSVRGMKIASADDFAYHDPVDGSVSKNQGIRVLFEGGSRVVFRLSGTGTSGATLRVYVERYEADKARHDLDTQAALADLIAAADDIAGIRSHTGRDKPSVIT; encoded by the coding sequence ATGATAAGAACCGTCGTCACCAAACCCTATCCCGACCAGAAGCCCGGCACCTCCGGGCTGCGCAAGAAGGTGCCGGTGTTCCAGCAGGAGCATTATGCCGAGAACTTCATCCAGTCGATCTTCGATGCGCTGGACGGGTTCGAGGGCCAGACCCTGGTGATCGGCGGCGACGGCCGCTTCTACAACCGCGAGGTCATCCAGAAGGCCATCGCCATGGCCGCGGCCAACGGTTTCGGCAAGGTGATGGTCGGGCAGGGCGGCATATTGTCGACGCCGGCGGCCTCGCATGTCATCCGCAAGTACAAGACCTTCGGCGGCATCATCCTGTCGGCCAGCCACAATCCCGGCGGCCCGCATGAGGATTTCGGCATCAAGTACAATGCCGGCAATGGCGGCCCGGCGCCGGAAAAGCTGACCGACGCCATGTTTGCCAAGACCAAGGTGATTTCGAGCTTCAAAATCGCCGACATCGAGCCAATCGACATCGACAGGATCGGCACGGTCAAGGCTGCCGGCATGACGGTCGAGATCATCGATCCGGTCGCCGACTATGCCGAGCTGATGGAAAGCCTGTTCGATTTCGACGCCATCCGCGCCAATTTCAAATACGGCTTCCGCATGCGCTTTGACGCCATGCATGCGGTCACCGGCCCCTATGCCAAGGAGATCCTCGAACGACGGCTCGGTGCTCCCAACGGCACCTGCCGCAACTTCAAGCCGCTGCCGGACTTCGGCGGCCATCACCCCGATCCCAACCTGGTCCACGCAAAGCACCTCTATGACGAGATGATGGGGCCGGATGCGCCGGACTTCGGTGCTGCCTCCGACGGCGACGGCGACCGCAATCTGATCATCGGAAAAGGCATTTTCGTCACCCCGTCGGATTCGGTGGCGATGCTCGCCGCCAATGCCCATCTGGCGCCGGGCTACAAGGCTGGCCTGAAAGGCATCGCCCGCTCCATGCCGACCAGCGGTGCGGCCGACCGCGTCGCCGAAAAGCTCGGCATCGGCATCTATGAAACGCCGACCGGCTGGAAGTTCTTCGGCAATCTGCTCGACGCCGACATGGCAACGATCTGCGGCGAGGAAAGTGCCGGCACCGGCTCCAACCATGTCCGCGAAAAGGACGGCCTGTGGGCCGTGCTGTTGTGGCTCAACATCCTTGCTGTGCGCGGCGAAAGCGCCAAGCAGATCGTCACCGAGCACTGGGCGAGCTACGGCCGCAACTACTACTCGCGGCATGACTATGAGGAAGTCGAGACCGACCGCGCCAATGCGCTGGTCGACGAACTGCGAGCCAAGCTTGGTTCGTTGCCGGGGACCAGCGTGCGCGGCATGAAGATCGCCAGCGCCGACGACTTCGCCTATCACGATCCGGTCGATGGCTCGGTCAGCAAGAACCAGGGCATCAGGGTGCTGTTCGAAGGCGGCTCGCGCGTCGTCTTCCGTCTTTCCGGCACCGGCACATCAGGGGCGACGCTGCGCGTCTATGTCGAGCGCTACGAGGCGGACAAGGCGAGGCACGATCTCGACACGCAGGCCGCACTTGCCGATCTGATTGCGGCAGCCGATGATATTGCCGGGATTCGCAGCCATACCGGCCGTGACAAGCCGAGCGTCATCACCTGA